The genomic stretch GATCGCCGTCGTTGCGCACAGCGCGGGCAAAGGAGCCCCGATCTTCGACCCGACCGGCCCGTCCTTCGCACTGCACGCAGAGATCGAGCGCCGCCGCTCCGACACCTGGAAGAGCGTGACGAAGCAGTTCGGCAGCGTCCTCGCGGGGACCGACCTGCTCGACTGGCTGCGCGAGCACGGTGCCATCGCTCTCTCAAACGACGCCGGCTCGGTCGACGCCCGCTCCCTGCACACCACGCTGAGGGCGCTGCTCAACTCGAACTTCGCCGCCGTCGCCCCCACCACGGTTGGGATCTCGGCGCTCACAGGCGAGTACACGCTCCCGATGAGCACACTCCCCGAGTCCGTGACCGCCGGCGCCGCGCGCTGATGTTCACAACTCAGGATGAACGCACGAACTCTGAGGCGGATCCGCGGATCGACGGCGCTCGGATCGACGTCGTCCTGAGTTGTGAACACCATCCGTCGTATCAACACCGAACGGGCACTCGCCTCTAGCCTTGGGACATGGCCCTGCTGCATCGAGCGACGATCACCCCCGGCAAACTCGAGATCGTGGAGGCGTGGGCGCCGACGCAGCCGTGGTGCGAGGTCGGCGGCTTCAGTCAGCTCGGCGCCTACCGGTTCGATGATCCGGAGGGCGACGTCGGCGTCGAGACGCTGATCGTTCAGGCGCCAGGGCAGCCGCCGCTGCAGGTGCCGCTGACCTACCGCGGCGTCCCCCTTCCCGGCGGGGAGGAGCATCTCATCGCGACGGTCGAGCACACCGTCCTGGGTCGCCGCTGGGTCTACGACGGACTGGGCGATCCGGTCGCGGTCGCCGCCTTCGCGACGGCGATCCGCACCGGCGCCCGGGAGGTCGAGCAGTACGTCGAGGAGGACGGACATCGCATCATCTGCCCGCCGACCGCCACGGTGCAGGGCAGCGGAGTCGGGGGCGGCCCGGTTGAGCCGCCCGCGTCGCTCCGCGCGCAGAGCGACGCCCGGACGACCACTACCTCCGCGGATGGCCTGACCCTCGTCCTCGCCCGAGTCCTCGCACCCCCGTTCCTCGAGGGCGAGCGGCACCTCACCGGCTCCTGGGGCAACGCACTCCCCCTCCCCCTGGCCACCCTCGCCTGACGCCCCCTCCCCGCGAGATGCCACTTGTGCGCGCGACACGCCGGGGAAGGCGGTCATATGTGGCATCTCGCGGAGGGAGAGGGCAGGGCACCCCCTCAGCGCAGCGACGCGAGTACGGCTTCTAACTCGTCGACGGCGAAGTCGATCTCGGCGGCGGTGACCACCAGCGGCGGCGCCAGGCGGATCGTCGATCCGTGAGTGTCCTTGGCCAGCACGCCCCGCGCCATCAGTGCCTCACAGACGGCACGGCCCGAGGCGAGCTCCGGGTCGATGTCGATGCCGGCCCAGAGTCCGGCGCCCCGGACGGCGACCACTCCCCGGCCGATGAGCGCCTGGAGGCGCGCATGGAGCTGGGTGCCGCGCTCGCGGGCAAGGGCCTGGTAGTCGCCGGTCGCGAGCATCTCGACGACCGCGAGGCCGACGGCGGCGGCGAGCGGGTTGCCGCCGAAGGTCGAGCCGTGCTGGCCTGGCTGCAGGACGCCGAGTACGTCGGAGTTCGCGACCACGGCGGAC from Rathayibacter rathayi encodes the following:
- a CDS encoding isochorismatase family protein, translated to MTTPRRALILVDVQQEYFSGPLEIQYPPHAQSLPRIAAAIDSAAAAGLPIAVVAHSAGKGAPIFDPTGPSFALHAEIERRRSDTWKSVTKQFGSVLAGTDLLDWLREHGAIALSNDAGSVDARSLHTTLRALLNSNFAAVAPTTVGISALTGEYTLPMSTLPESVTAGAAR
- a CDS encoding CG0192-related protein, with the protein product MALLHRATITPGKLEIVEAWAPTQPWCEVGGFSQLGAYRFDDPEGDVGVETLIVQAPGQPPLQVPLTYRGVPLPGGEEHLIATVEHTVLGRRWVYDGLGDPVAVAAFATAIRTGAREVEQYVEEDGHRIICPPTATVQGSGVGGGPVEPPASLRAQSDARTTTTSADGLTLVLARVLAPPFLEGERHLTGSWGNALPLPLATLA